AAATTGATATAATAATTAGTGTTTAACAATTTATTATACCAATATAAAATTGGTATATGCTTATATGGCATGTATATTTTACATAGATAATTCTATCTTAGTAAAGATTTGCAAGTTTTAAAAAGAATAGGTCTTGGGATACTTATAAATTGTTTTGATTTTATTGAGTCTACTCTTGATCAGCAGTTCAAAAATATAAAGAAAATATTAATCTTAAATAGAATTTATATATGTGTCGATAGTATTTTTGCTATAAAATTTTTTTTGCTATAATGAAAAAATATTTTATGAAATTTTGACATTGAGGCAAGAGAGCTTTGAAAATTATTTAAAGTAAAAAGGATTTTATGAAAAAGGGTATATATATTTTAAATATAATTTTTTTTATATCATTTTTTTATTCTTGTTTTTTAGTACCAAAATCTTTAAAAAAAGTCAAAACTGAAATTTCGGAGTTTGGGCTAATTGAAGAGTATGGTAAAAAAAATATTGAAGAATATAATAAAAAAAATGTTAAAGAATATAATAAAAATGTTTATTGTATTGATGAAGAATCTATTTTAGACGAAATAAAAGAAGGAGAGGTTTTTGAGTTATTTGCAGGAGGCTATGTTACATGGGCAAAATCTGGCAAATTAAGAGCTATAAAAGATAAATATAATAATTTAATCCAAGATCTTAGAGGGCTTAAGTATTCTTATATTTTTTCACCCATTCGATTTAAAACTTTGTCTTTATGGTTGAGCTATAATTATTATATTAATGATAATAATTATAAAATATTGG
This window of the Borreliella valaisiana VS116 genome carries:
- a CDS encoding S2/P23 family protein codes for the protein MKKGIYILNIIFFISFFYSCFLVPKSLKKVKTEISEFGLIEEYGKKNIEEYNKKNVKEYNKNVYCIDEESILDEIKEGEVFELFAGGYVTWAKSGKLRAIKDKYNNLIQDLRGLKYSYIFSPIRFKTLSLWLSYNYYINDNNYKILGNSVPIAKIIAFESNKEFEEKYEVKSLKLISEGSNIDFEQYRVGVAKISLKESSKEFGYINSYNFGVFNDDLSKSFEFLYKKNKCNNMLAKLTIKNKQTNEDKVYEIVLNTKLFYNAVKLILSKYPNLSSEKLKLSVDYE